In Pelosinus sp. IPA-1, a single window of DNA contains:
- the fosX gene encoding FosX/FosE/FosI family fosfomycin resistance hydrolase → MIEGISHLTFIVKDLERATEFLTSIFDAKTIYTSGDKIFSLTREKFFLINDLWICIMEGDSLSDRTYNHVAFKISDDECDVYESRIRALGVDLKPPRPRISGEGRSIYFYDFDNHLFELHTGSLSERLTRYSR, encoded by the coding sequence ATGATTGAGGGTATCAGTCACTTAACCTTTATTGTTAAAGACCTTGAGCGTGCAACAGAATTCCTTACATCTATCTTTGATGCCAAAACGATCTATACAAGCGGAGATAAGATTTTCTCTTTAACCAGAGAAAAGTTTTTTCTGATTAATGATTTATGGATTTGCATAATGGAAGGCGACTCATTATCAGACCGTACATATAACCACGTTGCATTCAAGATAAGCGATGATGAATGCGATGTATATGAATCACGAATACGGGCATTAGGTGTTGATCTTAAACCGCCACGCCCAAGGATCAGCGGTGAAGGACGTTCAATATATTTTTATGATTTTGACAATCACCTCTTTGAACTGCATACCGGTTCACTTTCAGAGAGACTAACAAGATACTCTCGATAA
- a CDS encoding anion transporter, with translation MFESGLILIATLIVFTVGKSPVFRVDRAGAAIIGAVLTISLGILSFDEATQAVDHRTIVVLFSMMVILANLKLAGFFEVVGRYLMRAVSTQQQLLLAVVLTSGIFSALCINDIVCLLFTPIVLLVCRHVQCNPVPHLLAVAMASNIGSAATLIGNPQNILIGSLSGLNFASYLMTAIPVALAGLLLTYLIIGYYYRKDLQDKLYTLSREVNYTSHRYLINKSLTVMTAVVVAFAAGLDIAIAASLGAAFLLITRRVNPNKIYTSVDFNLLVMFVGLFVIVGGVEHSGLMSWIIEKLHSVDFSNYGVFTIVTIILSNIVSNVPAVLLLKFFIPTHEPHLWWTRMAIFTTLAGNLTITGSFANLIVVEIAKRSGVEIGFFDYFKVGFPLTLAITIVGFLLL, from the coding sequence ATGTTTGAGTCTGGTCTTATCCTTATTGCTACTTTAATAGTCTTTACCGTTGGTAAAAGCCCTGTTTTTCGTGTAGATCGAGCAGGTGCCGCTATTATCGGGGCAGTTTTAACCATTAGTCTGGGAATACTCTCCTTTGATGAGGCCACTCAGGCGGTGGATCACCGAACCATCGTTGTTCTTTTTTCCATGATGGTTATCCTGGCAAATCTAAAGTTGGCGGGCTTCTTTGAAGTGGTTGGGAGATATTTGATGCGCGCGGTATCCACCCAGCAGCAACTATTACTAGCCGTTGTTTTGACAAGCGGCATATTTTCAGCTCTCTGCATCAATGATATTGTATGCTTGCTGTTTACGCCCATCGTGCTGTTGGTTTGCCGCCACGTCCAATGTAATCCTGTTCCACATTTACTTGCGGTAGCTATGGCATCTAACATAGGTAGTGCTGCAACACTGATTGGCAACCCCCAAAATATTTTAATCGGTAGTCTATCTGGATTGAATTTTGCCTCCTATCTTATGACTGCTATACCTGTGGCCTTGGCTGGATTATTGCTGACTTATCTCATTATTGGATATTATTATAGGAAAGATCTACAAGATAAGTTGTACACCTTAAGTCGGGAAGTTAACTATACTTCTCATCGCTACCTAATAAACAAAAGTCTAACGGTAATGACAGCAGTCGTAGTCGCATTCGCAGCTGGTCTAGATATTGCTATTGCCGCTAGTTTAGGTGCGGCATTTCTTTTGATTACTAGACGGGTAAACCCCAATAAAATCTATACCAGTGTCGACTTTAATCTGTTAGTCATGTTTGTTGGTTTGTTCGTCATCGTGGGTGGCGTTGAACATAGTGGCCTAATGAGCTGGATAATTGAAAAACTGCATTCTGTAGATTTCAGCAATTATGGAGTTTTTACCATTGTTACAATCATACTTTCCAATATAGTGAGCAACGTTCCGGCGGTCTTGCTCTTAAAATTTTTTATACCTACCCATGAACCCCATTTATGGTGGACCAGAATGGCGATATTCACCACTTTAGCCGGCAATTTAACCATAACAGGTAGCTTTGCCAATTTAATTGTAGTGGAAATAGCCAAACGCAGCGGGGTTGAAATTGGATTTTTTGATTATTTTAAAGTCGGATTCCCTCTGACTCTGGCTATTACTATTGTTGGATTTCTACTACTGTGA